In Microbacterium pumilum, the following proteins share a genomic window:
- a CDS encoding methyltransferase domain-containing protein, whose product MNLSVRDADVAELMDDPDCDPRRLAATLRRFDTVNRLISGWGAAYRSQLRPYLASLGAPARILDIGSGGGDLVLRLASLAARDGFDVRWVGVDPDPRAIAVARERTTSGVEFQCADAAALAAAGERFDVVVSNHVLHHLSAGELAVFAEQSLALSEGIVVHSDIRRSRLAYGLYTIGVTPFAPGTFLRTDGLRSIRRSYRVDELALALGDGWRVEAAAPYRVLAVGRADG is encoded by the coding sequence GTGAACCTGAGCGTCCGCGACGCCGATGTCGCCGAACTCATGGACGACCCCGACTGCGATCCTCGCCGGCTCGCAGCGACACTCCGTCGTTTCGACACCGTCAATCGGCTCATCAGCGGTTGGGGTGCCGCGTATCGCTCGCAGCTGCGCCCGTATCTCGCCTCGCTCGGAGCACCCGCTCGAATCCTCGACATCGGCTCCGGAGGCGGCGACCTGGTCTTGCGGCTCGCGAGCCTCGCGGCGCGCGACGGGTTCGACGTGCGGTGGGTGGGTGTCGACCCCGACCCGCGCGCGATCGCCGTCGCCCGGGAGCGCACCACATCAGGGGTGGAATTCCAGTGCGCGGATGCGGCGGCGCTCGCTGCGGCGGGTGAGCGATTCGACGTCGTCGTGTCGAACCATGTGCTGCACCATCTGTCGGCCGGTGAGCTCGCCGTCTTCGCTGAGCAGTCGCTCGCCCTGTCGGAGGGGATCGTCGTGCATTCCGACATCCGCCGCAGCCGGCTCGCGTATGGCCTGTACACGATCGGGGTGACTCCGTTCGCACCCGGGACGTTCCTGCGCACCGATGGGCTGCGCTCGATCCGCCGGAGCTACCGCGTCGACGAACTCGCGCTCGCGCTCGGGGATGGGTGGCGCGTCGAGGCCGCGGCGCCGTACCGCGTCCTGGCCGTGGGCCGGGCCGATGGCTGA